In Vigna unguiculata cultivar IT97K-499-35 chromosome 3, ASM411807v1, whole genome shotgun sequence, a single genomic region encodes these proteins:
- the LOC114177003 gene encoding uncharacterized protein LOC114177003 — MRFVTGSPKGTWEPIITADTTTQSYWWNWRVLVCVIWVLLSAIFSSLLILKYEVSRKATGNDDKEGQKETATRNDAQKETSSTLYEDEIWRPCLKGIHPVWLLGFRVFAFVVLLVLLVLTATADGGSIFYFYTQWTFVAVTIYFGLGSLLSMHGCYQHLKKASGDKVGNVDGDAEQGISDAPTIPQCSNPSNNDKGLGTPQEHLVRQPAGTWGYIFQIIFQMIAGAVMLTDCVFWFIIVPFLTIKDYHINLLVISMHTINAVFLLGDTALNSLRFPWFRIGYFFMWTITYVIFQWIVHAIVKLWWPYPFLDLSSSYAPLCYFSMALLHIPCYGIFALIMKLKHSVLSTRYPDSYLCVR, encoded by the exons ATGAGGTTCGTGACTGGCTCTCCAAAAGGCACGTGGGAACCCATCATCACTGCGGATACAACCACACAAAGTTACTGGTGGAATTGGAGGGTCTTGGTTTGTGTCATTTGGGTTCTGCTTTCAGCTATCTTTTCCTCATTGCTAATATTGAAGTATGAAGTTTCACGGAAGGCAACAGGAAATGATGACAAGGAAGGGCAGAAAGAAACAGCAACAAGAAATGATGCCCAGAAAGAAACATCCTCGACTTTGTACGAGGATGAAATTTGGAGGCCTTGTTTGAAAGGAATTCACCCTGTTTGGTTACTGGGGTTTAGAGTTTTTGCATTCGTTGTGCTTTTGGTGCTTCTCGTACTGACAGCAACCGCTGACGGAGGAAGCATTTTCTACTTTTACACTCA GTGGACTTTTGTTGCAGTCACCATTTACTTTGGG CTGGGATCTTTGCTCTCCATGCATGGATGTTACCAGCATCTTAAAAAAGCAAGTGGAGACAAGGTTGGAAATGTTGATGGAGATGCAGAGCAAGGAATTTCTGATGCTCCTACAATCCCCCAGTGTTCTAATCCATCAAACAATGACAAAGGATTAGGAACTCCACAAGAACATCTTGTTCGCCAACCTGCTGGCACCTGGGGTTAtatctttcaaataatattcCAG aTGATTGCAGGTGCTGTAATGCTCACAGATTGTGTGTTTTGGTTCATAATTGTTCCGTTTCTAACAATCAAAGATTACCACATAAATTTG CTAGTAATCAGTATGCACACCATCAATGCTGTTTTTCTGCTAGGTGACACGGCTTTAAATTCCTTG AGGTTCCCTTGGTTTCGAATAGGATACTTTTTCATGTGGACAATTACATACGTGATTTTCCAGTGGATTGTTCATGCCATAGTTAAACTCTG gtgGCCGTATCCATTTCTTGATTTGTCCTCCTCGTATGCTCCACTGTG TTACTTTTCGATGGCATTATTGCATATTCCGTGCTATGGCATTTTCGCTTTGATAATGAAGCTGAAACACAGCGTGTTGTCAACGCGGTACCCTGATTCGTACCTATGTGTGAGATGA